A DNA window from Choloepus didactylus isolate mChoDid1 chromosome 9, mChoDid1.pri, whole genome shotgun sequence contains the following coding sequences:
- the LOC119544768 gene encoding putative tRNA (cytidine(32)/guanosine(34)-2'-O)-methyltransferase: protein MGRTSKDKRDVYYRLAKERGWRARSAFKLLQLDEEFHLFRGVTRAVDLCAAPGSWSQVLSQKIGSLGSRHVVAVDQQAMAPLPGVLQIQGDITQLSTAQEIIQHFDGCPADLVVCDGAPDVTGLHDVDEYMQAQLLLAALNITTHVLKPGGCFVAKIFRGRDVTLIYSQLRVFFSNVVCAKPRSSRNSSIEAFAVCQGYDPPEGFLPDLTKPLLDHSYDPDFNQLDGPTRIIVPFVTCGNLSSYDSDRSYPLDLEDSSEYKYTPPTQPPISPPYQEACMLKKKGLLAKKIRPQDCPSP, encoded by the coding sequence ATGGGACGGACATCAAAGGACAAACGGGATGTCTACTACCGCCTGGCCAAGGAGAGGGGCTGGCGGGCTCGCAGCGCCTTCAAACTGCTTCAGCTGGATGAGGAATTTCATCTCTTCCGAGGCGTGACCCGGGCAGTTGACCTGTGTGCAGCCCCAGGCAGCTGGAGTCAAGTACTGAGCCAGAAGATTGGGAGTTTGGGTTCCCGCCATGTGGTGGCCGTGGACCAGCAGGCTATGGCTCCACTGCCGGGCGTGTTACAGATACAGGGGGACATCACCCAGCTGTCCACAGCACAGGAGATCATCCAGCACTTTGACGGTTGCCCTGCAGACCTAGTGGTGTGCGATGGGGCTCCCGATGTAACTGGCCTCCATGATGTCGATGAGTACATGCAGGCCCAGCTCCTCCTAGCTGCTCTGAACATTACCACACATGTTTTGAAGCCTGGAGGCTGCTTTGTGGCCAAGATATTCCGAGGCCGCGACGTGACACTGATCTACAGCCAGCTACGTGTCTTCTTCTCTAACGTCGTCTGTGCCAAGCCCAGGAGCAGCCGGAATTCCAGCATTGAGGCCTTCGCTGTCTGTCAGGGTTATGACCCCCCTGAAGGCTTCCTGCCAGACCTGACCAAACCCTTGCTGGACCACTCTTACGACCCAGATTTCAATCAGCTGGATGGCCCTACCCGCATCATCGTACCATTTGTGACCTGTGGGAACCTGAGCTCCTATGATTCAGACCGCAGCTACCCATTAGACCTAGAAGACAGCTCAGAGTACAAGTACACCCCACCCACGCAGCCCCCAATCTCTCCGCCATACCAGGAGGCCTGCATGCTGAAGAAGAAGGGGCTGCTAGCCAAGAAGATCCGCCCCCAGGACTGCCCGTCACCCTAG